In Euphorbia lathyris chromosome 9, ddEupLath1.1, whole genome shotgun sequence, the following are encoded in one genomic region:
- the LOC136207445 gene encoding uncharacterized protein — protein sequence MRASLLQPQLFTAQPLFSFLNPHEFAHNRSFPFPTRHYLGWNNSRSTSSTRRSGINFEDELYAYGDDDFRFTGASKQRVWWSNDEINKWFDDDDDDDDDKEEEEDEFWIFKVFRAFGWMVPAIGISLLLRTGTNDFYTANNFFTALAVPLGQTALSLVIDKVWGSKSQRSKPRGRKRTRTRTRSRKKPFVRPRSREETSKRKDNTTREEEGGYESWMAAAGSSRKKNGKKVHPFGGWDE from the exons ATGAGAGCCTCTCTTCTCCAGCCCCAGTTGTTCACTGCACAACCATTGTTCTCATTCCTAAACCCTCACGAATTCGCTCATAATAGGTCCTTTCCCTTCCCTACCCGCCATTATCTTGGCTGGAACAATTCCAGGTCCACTTCATCCACTCGGCGCAGCGGAATCAATTTCGAAGATGAGCTCTACGCCTACGGTGATGATGATTTCCGGTTCACTGGCGCCTCTAAACAGAGGGTATGGTGGTCTAATGATGAAATTAATAAATggtttgatgatgatgatgatgacgatgatgataaggaagaggaagaggatgaATTCTGGATTTTCAAG GTGTTTAGAGCTTTTGGTTGGATGGTACCAGCCATTGGCATATCATTGCTGCTAAGAACAGGTACAAATGATTTCTACACGGCAAATAATTTCTTCACCGCATTAGCAGTACCGCTAGGACAGACTGCACTATCTCTTGTGATTGATAAGGTCTGGGGAAGTAAAAGCCAGAGATCTAAACCCAGGGGTAGGAAACGAACCAGAACCAGAACCAGGAGCAGAAAGAAACCATTTGTTAGGCCTAGAAGTAGGGAAGAAACAAGTAAGAGGAAAGACAATACAACTCGTGAGGAAGAGGGGGGCTACGAATCATGGATGGCAGCAGCTGGTAGTTCCCGTAAGAAAAATGGCAAAAAGGTTCATCCATTTGGTGGGTGGGACGAGTAA